AGGAAGCGGTCCACAGGGCTAAGCTTAGCCCTGATCAGATCGACGAAGTGCTTATGGGCTGTGTATTGCCCGCAGGGCTGGGACAGGCACCCGGACGTCAGGCCGCAATTCATGCCGGTCTCCCGCAGACAGTGCCCTGCTCGACCATCAACAAGGTTTGCGGATCGGGCATGAAGACCGTCATGCTGGGCGCTGATCTCATTTCCGCAGGAAGTGCGGACATTGTGGTTGCTGGCGGCATGGAAAGCATGACCAATGCACCTTATCTGCTTGAAAAAGCACGCGGTGGCTATCGCATGGGCCACGGCAAAATCTATGATCATATGTTCCTCGACGGCCTCGAAGACGCCTATGACAAAGGTCGCGCTATGGGAACATTCGCGGAAGAAACCGCCGACCGATACCAGTTCACGCGTCAGCAGCAGGACGAATTTGCCCTCCGCTCACTTTCGCGTTCACTCAAAGCCACCGAAGCAGGTTCTTTCGCGAAAGAGCTGGTCAATGTTGCAGAGCTTGACCGCGATGAGCAGCCAACCCGCGCAAAGCCTGAAAAAATACCAAACCTCAAGCCTGCCTTCCGCGAAGGCGGCACAATTACAGCCGCCAATTCCTCATCGATTTCAGATGGTGCGGCATCGCTTACCCTGATGCGCCTGTCCAAAGCTGAAAAGCTTGGCATAGAACCGCTTGCCATTATTCGCGGTCATGCAAGCCAGGCACAACAGCCTGCCCTTTTCACCACGGCCCCGATTTTTGCGATGAGGAAACTCTTCGACAAAACCGGCTGGAATGTACGCGACGTTGATTTGTTTGAAATCAATGAAGCTTTCGCCGTTGTTGTTATGGCTGCAATGCAGGAACTCGACCTCCCCGCCGACAAGGTGAATATCCATGGCGGTGCCTGCGCTATGGGCCATCCGATTGGCTGCTCTGGCGCACGCATCATCGTCACGCTGCTTCATGCCATGAAGCAGAACGATCTTAAGCGTGGAATGGCTTCAGTCTGCATCGGTGGCGGCGAAGCAACTGCCATTGCACTGGAAGCGCTTTAAGCGGGGGAACAAATGGATATTGAAGGAAAAATCGCCATCGTCAGCGGTGGTGCATCAGGTCTTGGTACTGCAACTGCACAGGCTCTAGCGGCCAAGGGCGCGAAAGTTGCAATCCTCGACTTCAACATTGACGGTGCAAATACGGTAGCAGCCGCAATTGGCGGCATCGCCATCCAATGCAACGTATCGGACGCAGCGAGTGCAGAAGCAGCTTTTAAGGCAATCGGCGAAAAGCTCGGATCACCGCATATTCTGGTCAATTGCGCAGGCGTGGCACCAGCGAAGAAAATGCTGGCGCGTGATGGCAGCGTCATGCCGCTTGATGATTTCCGTCGCGCTGTTGAAATCAACCTGATCGGTTCGTTCAATCTGCTGCGGCTTTTTGCCGATGTCGCATCCAAAAGCGAAGCCCTGCCAACGGGCGAGCGCGGCGTTGTCATCAATACAGCATCGGTTGCGGCCTTTGACGGCCAGATCGGCCAGACAGCCTATGCAGCGTCTAAAGGCGGTATCGTTGGCCTGACCCTGCCTGCTGCGCGCGAGTTAGCGCCGCTTGGCATTCGGGTATGCGCCATCGCGCCCGGTATTTTTGAAACCCCCATGCTCAAAGGCCTGCCGCAACCTGCACAGGATGCGTTGGGCCAGATGGTTCCTTTCCCCCCGCGTCTGGGTCGGCCAGACGAATATGCGGCACTCGCGCTGCATATTATCGAAAACAGCATGCTCAACGGCGAAACCATTCGGCTCGATGGTGCGCTGCGTATGCCTCCGAAATAGAGCGCATACGCGCCAAAGTCGTTCAGACATTTTGAGAGTAGGGAAATGCACAAATCCACGACCAACTCCAACACACGCAATGGCGGTCAGATACTGGTGGATGCACTCGGCATTCATGGCGTCGACCGCGTTTTCTGCGTGCCCGGCGAAAGTTACCTTGCAGCGCTGGATGCTTTTCATGACGTAAGCGAACAGATTGATTTGATTGTCTGCCGTCAGGAAGGCGGTGCTGCTTACATGGCGGAAGCCTATGGCAAGCTGACCGGTAAGCCCGGCATCTGCTTTGTCACGCGCGGCCCCGGTGCGACGAATGCCTCCGTCGGCGTTCATACCGCCTTTCAGGATTCCACACCGATGCTTCTGTTCATCGGACAGGTCGCAAGCGATCAGGTGGAACGTGAGGCATTTCAGGAAGTTGATTATCGCCGGATGTTCGGTCAGATGGCCAAATGGGTGGTGCAGATCGATGATCCCGCCCGTATCCCGGAACTGGTTAGTCAGGCTTTCCATCGCGCAGTCAACGGGCGCCCTGGCCCTGTGGTCATCGCCCTGCCTGAAGATATGCTGACATCACACGCAACCGTCAGTGATGCACCGGCTTACAAGCATGTCGAGATGCATCCGGGAAGCGATCAGTTACAGGACATGAAATCGCTTATCGAAAAGGCCGAGCGGCCACTGATGATCGTCGGTGGCGGCGGCTGGAATGCGCAAGCGGTTCGCGACCTGCAAACATTCGCTGAAAACATGTCGCTGCCTGTTGCAGCATCCTTCCGCTGTCAGGATATGTTCGACAATCATCATCCGCTTTATGCCGGTGAAATGGGAACATCTATCAGCCCGAAACTTGCAGCGCGGGTTAAAGACTCAGACCTTTTGCTGGTCGTGGGCGCGCGCCTTGGTGAAATGACCACGCAGGGCTACGAGCTTATCAATATCCCTGTTCCAAAGCAGAAGCTCATCCATGTCCATCCGGGTGCGGAAGAACTTGGCCGTGTCTATCATGCTGATATTCCAATCAATGCCAGTATGGCGGCCTTCACCAAAGCAGCTTCAAAGCTTGAGCCTATCGCCAATCCCGGCTTCAAAGCATGGGCTGAAAGCGCCAATGCCGACTATCGCTACAATCTGAAAACGCCGACAATTCCCGGTGACGTTCAGATGGGCGAGATCATGGAATGTCTGCGCGCGCATCTCACTGATGATGCCATCATCACCAATGGCGCTGGCAATTATTCGGCATGGCCGCACCGCTTCTATCAGTATCGCACCTATCGCAGCCAGTTGGCGCCAACCAACGGTTCGATGGGCTATGGCGTGCCTGCGGCAGTTTCTGCCAAACTGACGGCACCAGAGCGAACCGTCGTCTGTTTCGCTGGTGACGGCTGTTTTCTGATGAACGGGCAGGAACTCGCAACGGCTGCCCAATATGGTGCCAATGCGATTTTCATCGTCGTCAATAACGGCATGTATGGCACGATCCGTATGCATCAGGAACGCACCTATCCGGGTCGCGTTTCCGGTACTGGCCTTGCAAATCCTGACTTTGCAGCGCTTGCCCGCGCCTATGGCCTGCATGGAGAAACGGTGGAAAAAACCGCAGATTTTGCGGAAGCTTTCCAGCGGTGCGAGCAATCGGGCAAGCCGGGTCTCATTGAAATCCGCATCGATCCGGAAGCGCTTTCGCCCAAGATGACGCTGAGCCAGATGCGCGAACAGGGACTGGCGAAGCAGCGCTAACAGTGTTCAATTATCGAATCTTTAGGCCGGGTTTTCGTCTCGACGAACGCCCGGTCTGACTTCCCTGACACCAATTCAATCCATTTAAATGCGGAGAATACCCCTAAAATTTACAGGTATCGCCGCGATGTCACTTATGAACAGGCTGCAATGTAGGAAATACAACTTTAGTTTGGATCGATACAATTCAGAGTAGACATTCCCGTCCAAGTCGCACATAAACCGCCCGGGTTGCAATGGGAGGGGAAATTGCGAACACTTAATCTATTCATTATTGGCTTTGGCTTTAGCGCACTTATCATCACCTGCATTTACGCGATTGGTGGCGGATTACTTTAAGATCGAAGAAGGCTCTCGCCTAAAAAGTTTGCCGACGCTTCACGCACCGCACCAAGCATAAAATCGCTGATCACTCTGATACGCGGCGCGGCCATGACATCCACATGGCAATTCATCCAATATTCGCGTTCAAGATGCATTTCCTTTGGCAACACCGGCACCAGCTCGGAATGCATATCGGCTATGTAATATGGAAGCACGCAAAGCCCATAACCCGTTTGTGTGGCGGTCAGTTGTGCGTGAATACTTGAACTTTGATAGTTACAGCGCTGTCCGGGCAATATCTCGCGCATATAGTCCAGACCGGGCGTGAACACCATGTCGTCGATATAGCCGATGAAGGGATGTCGAGACAGATCCTCTCGCGACCTTATCGGCGGATGGCAGTTCAGATAATCCCGATGACCATAGATAAACAGCCGATAAGACGTCAGCTTTTCACTGTGATACGGCCCGGTGCGAGGCATATGCAGCGTGATCGATAATTCGGCCTCGCGACGCGACAACGACATGATCTGCTGAATCGTCACAACCTCTACGGAAAGGCTGGGATAGGATTGCGCCAGCACCGGCAGGCGATCGGCCAAAAAGAAATTGCCGAAGCCTTCAAGGGTTGAAAGCCGCACCACACCTGACAGTGCCGAGAAACTTCCTGTGGCTTCTGTCTGGAACTTCAGCGCCTCGCGCTCCATCACCTCCGCAGGTTCAACCAGTCTTTCGCCCATCGGCGTCAGCAGATAGCCGCGCGGATTGCGCTCAAACAACTTGGTTGCAAGCGCCTGCTCCAGACGATCAATCCGCCGCAGCACCGTGACGTGACTGGTGCGCAATTGTCTTGCTGCGGTAGAAAGCTGGCCGGTCCGTGCAACCGCCAGAAAATACTGCAGATCATCCCATGTAAACTGCCGCATCTCTTCCTCCCAAAAGATAGCCATCGCCCGCTCAACAAGTTCTGTACGTTTTTGAACAGACGATGTTCAAAAATTGTTATTCTTGTACGCATTTGTCAATGCTACCGTTCTCAAGAACAGCCCGACCGGAGGAACAAAATCGGGCAGAAGCAGAGGGATGTGCAATCATGAGGAAGATTGCCAACCCGGTCTGAAAAGACTGCTTCAGAGGGCATCCCGAAAAGTGTGAACGGTTTTCGGAAAAAGATGCACGTTAGAACAAACAATGAGAGCGCCAGTCTGATCCTGTCAGATCGAAACGCGCTCTAACGGAGGATACCGTTCGATTCTATCGCGACGGACACAAGCTTTTTGGGAGGAGCACTGAATGAAACTTTTTGCACTTGCTACGGCTGCACTTTTGGCTGCAACCGCAATTTCATCTGCAGCAGAAGTATCCGACGGCAAAGTCAAGATCGGCATCCTGAACGACCAATCGGGTGTTTATGCGGACTTCGGCGGCAAGTGGTCGTTTGAAGCTGCAAAAATGGCTGCCGAAGATTTCGGCGGCAAGGTGCTGGATGCGCCGATTGAAATCATCACTGCCGACCATCAGAACAAGCCGGATGTTGCAGCCAATATCGCTCGTCAGTGGTACGATACCGAACAGGTCGACGCCATTATGGAGCTGACCAGCTCTTCCGTGGGCCTCGCCGTTCAGGCGCTCTCCAAGGACAAAAAGAAAATCACCATCAATACAGGTGCGGCGACATCGGAACTCACAGGCAAGCAATGCACGCCATATGGTTTCCATTGGGCCTATGACACGCACGCGCTGGCTGTTGGCACCGGCGGATCGCTCGTCGAACAGGGCGGCGACACCTGGTACTTCCTGACAGCCGACTATGCTTTCGGTTATTCGCTGGAAGAACAGACGTCGAAATTCGTTGAATCCAAAGGCGGTAAAGTTCTTGGCTCGGTTCGCCATCCATTGAGCACCACCGACTATTCCTCGTTCCTGTTGCAGGCCCAGTCATCGGGCGCAAAGGTCGTTGGCCTTGCCAATGCCGGCCTTGATACATCCAATGCGATCAAACAGGCTGCGGAATTCGGCATCGTGGCCGGTGGCCAGCGCCTTGCGGCATTGTTGTTCACGTTAGCTGAAGTTCACGGACTTGGCCTTGAAGCCGCACAAGGCCTGACGCTCACCGAAGGCTTCTATTGGGATCGCGACGATGAATCGCGTGAGTTCAGCAAGCGCTTTTTCGACCGTACCGGCCGTATGCCGAACATGATCCAGGCAGGCACTTATTCGGCTGTGCTTCAGTATTTGAAAGCCATCAAGGAAGCAGGCACAGACGAGACAGAAGCTGTCGCCAAGAAGCTTCATGAAATGCCGGTCAATGACGTCTTCGCCCGCAATGGCAAGGTCGGTGCCAATGGCCGCATGATCTACGACATGTATCTCATGGAAGTGAAAAAGCCTGACGAAAGCAAGGCACCATGGGACTATTATAAGGTGCTGGCCACCATCCCCGGCGATCAGGCCTATTTGAAGCCTGAAGAAAGCGGCTGTCCTCTGGTCACGCAGTAAGAGGCTGATGGCATGAATACAGCAACCCAAAATACTACGGCTCTGCGAGAAGCAGAGCCGTCGAGGATTGTTCTTTCTGCTCGTGGGCTGGGCAAGTCGTTTGGCGGCTTTCATGCGGTGAAGAATGTCGATCTTGATGTAGAGCACGCCCGCGTTCATGCCCTGATCGGGCCAAATGGTGCAGGCAAGACGACCGTTTTCAACCTGCTCACCAAATTCCTCCAGCCGACAAGCGGCGAGATTACGCTTCTTGGCGAAAACATCACCAAAACCAACCCTGCCAAGGTAGCGCGGATGGGTCTGGTACGTTCGTTTCAGATCTCCGCAACCTTCCCACATCTGACGGTGCTGGAAAACGTGAAGGTCGCGCTTCAACGCCCAAATGGTCTGGCAACGCAGTTCTGGCGTTCGCTGTCTGCACTGGATCAGCTCGACGCAAAAGCGATTGATCTTCTTGAGCGCGTCGGTCTTAGCGATGCCCGCCATGCGCTGGCCGCCGATCTTTCCTATGGCCGCAAGCGCGCGCTTGAAATCGCCACCACACTGGCACTCGATCCGAAAGTGCTGCTGCTTGATGAGCCAATGGCAGGCATGGGGCACGAAGACGTGCACATCATTGCCGCCCTCATCACCGATGTAGCAAAAGATCGTGCGGTGCTGATGGTCGAACACAATCTCAAAGTGGTGGCCGACATCGCCCATCACGTCACGGTGCTGCAACGCGGCGAAATTCTCGCATCGGGCAATTATGCCACCGTCGCACAAGACGAGCGCGTCCGCACTGCTTATATGGGAACCGAACATGAATAGAGGCCAACCCCTGCTCTCAGTGCGCGGGCTCAATGCCTGGTATGGCGAAAGCCATGCGCTGCACGGCGTCGATCTCGATATCTGGCCCGGTGAAACCATTACGCTTCTGGGTCGCAATGGCGTCGGCAAAACCACAACGCTGCGCGCGATCATGGGCATCATCCGCAAGCGGACCGGCACCATCACGCTTGATGGCAAAGACATTCTGCGCGTGCCGCTGCATCGCATTGCCCGCACTGGCCTTGGCTTCGTGCCGGAAGAACGCGGAATCTTTGCAACGCTCAACGTGCATGAAAACCTGCTGCTGCCGCCCGTAGTCGGCAAGGGCAGCGGAGCCATGTCACTCGACGAGATTTACGAGCTCTTCCCCAATCTCTATGAGCGCCGCAACAGCCCCGGCACCAAGCTTTCGGGTGGTGAACAGCAGATGCTGGCGATTGCCCGTATCCTGCGTACCGGCGTGAAGGTGATGCTGCTTGATGAACCGACCGAAGGGCTTGCGCCTGTCATCATCCAGCGCATCGGTGATGTGCTGGTGGAGCTTAAAAAGCGCGGCATGACCGTGTTGCTGGTCGAGCAGAACTTCCGCTTTGCAGCCAAAGTCGCGGACCGCTTTTATCTGATGGATCATGGTGTGGTGACGGAAAACTTCCCAACCGCCGAGCTGCCAGCACGGATGGCATCGCTCACGCAAGCTTTGGGGGTCTGAACCAATGACAATGATTTTCGGAATACCTTTGCAAGCGCTTCTCGGGCAGTTGCTCGTCGGCCTTATCAATGGCTCTTTCTACGCCATGCTGAGCCTCGGCCTCGCCATCATCTTCGGGCTTTTGCGCATCATCAATTTTGCCCATGGCGCGCAATATATGCTCGGCGCATTTGTTGGCTACCTGCTGTTAAGCGGCCTTGGCATCGGCTATTGGCCAGCGCTTATTCTCGCTCCACTGATCGTGGGTCTGGGCGGTGCCATCATCGAGCGCGTTGCACTTTCAAGGCTCTATAATCTTGATCCGCTCTATGGCCTGCTGTTCACTTTTGGTCTGGCGCTCGTGATCGAAGGCACTTTCCGCTATTATTATGGTGCTGCCGGTCAACCCTATGCCGTCCCGCCATCACTTGCAGGCGGCAATAATCTCGGCTTCATGTTCCTGCCCAACTATCGCGCATGGGTGGTGGTGGCGTCACTCGTCATCTGTATCGGCACATGGCTGCTGATCGAGAAGACCAAGCTCGGTGCTTACTTACGCGCCGCAACCGAAAACCCGACACTGGTCAAAGCCTTCGGCATCAATGTGCCACTGCTGCTCACCTTCACCTATGCGCTGGGTGCTGCCCTTGCTGGCTTTGCCGGTATCCTCGCAGCCCCCATTTATCAGGTCAGCCCGCTGATGGGGTCCAACATCATCATCGTGGTCTTTGCCGTGGTCGTGGTCGGCGGAATGGGTTCGATCCTTGGCGCTATCATCACCGGCTATGTGCTGGGGCTGGCTGAAGGTCTGACCAAGGTGTTCTATCCCGAAGCTTCAAGCATCGTCATCTTCGTTATCATGGCTATCGTCCTTCTGGTGCGACCCGCCGGACTGTTCGGGAAGGAGGCCTGATATGACTGATACTGTTCTCAAAGCAACGGCGGCAAACCATCAGGCAAAAGCGCCAGCCCTCAACAGCCTTTCGGCGGTCGTTCTGGCGATTGCGGTGGCTGGATTGATCGTAGCACCCTTCATGGTCTACCCGATCTTCCTGATGAAGATGCTGTGCTTTGCGCTCTTTGCGTCCGCATTCAATCTGCTGCTCGGCTATACCGGCATTCTGTCATTTGGCCACGCAGCCTTCTTTGGCGGTGCTGCCTATGTGACGGCTCATGCGGTCAAGGAATGGGGTGTAACACCCGAAATCGGCATCCTGCTTGGTATGCTGACAGCCGCGGGTCTCGGCCTCATCATCGGCTATCTCGCCATCCGCCGTCAGGGCATCTATTCAACGATGATCACGCTTGCGCTTGCGCAGATGTTCTTCTTCTTCTGTCTGCAAGCGGCCTTTACACACGGCGAAGATGGTCTTCAGGGTGTGCCACGCGGCTATCTCTTTGGCTTCATCGACCTCAACCAACCGATGAATATGTATTATTTTGTGCTGGCGGTGTTTGTGATCGGGGTCTTTGCGATCTGGCGCATCATCAATTCGCCATTCGGCATGATCCTTAAATCCGTGCGCGAAAACGAAAACCGCGCCGTGTCGCTGGGCTATTCCGTCAATCACTACAAGCTTGCAGCCTTTGTCATGTCGGCAGCACTTGCAGGCCTTGCAGGCGGCATGAAGGCACTTGTCTTCCAGTTTGCCACACTCACCGATGTGGGCTGGCAAATGTCGGGCGAAGTGATCCTGATGACGCTGCTTGGCGGCATCGGAACGCTGATCGGCCCTATCGTCGGCGCAGCCTTCGTAGTCGCTCTTCAGAACTATCTCGCAACCTCGGACTTCCCCGTGACAATCGTTACTGGTGTCATCTTCATGGCCTGCGTTCTGCTCTTCCGTAGAGGCATCGTAGGCGAGTTCTATGCATCGCGGCTTGGAAAGAAATTGTTCGGATAACCGGCACTCCCGGAGCCGCATACTCATAAGATAGCGGCTCCACCTTTTTACTGGATATGAAATCATGACCGACACCTACGATTACATCGTGGTTGGCGCGGGCACGGCTGGCTGCGCCCTTGCGAACCGCCTTTCCGCAGATAAGAACCGTTCCGTGCTGCTGCTTGAAGCAGGTGGTAAAGACAATTATGCGTGGATTCATATCCCGGTCGGCTATCTCTATTGCATCGGCAATCCGCGCACCGACTGGTGTTTCACCACAGAAGCGGAAGCGGGCCTGAATGGGCGCTCGCTCGGCTATCCACGCGGCAAAGTGCTTGGTGGCTGCTCCTCAATCAATGGAATGATCTATATGCGCGGACAGGCACGCGATTATGATCTGTGGCGACAGGCCGGTTGCGACGGCTGGGGCTGGGACGACGTTTTGCCCTTCTTCAAAAAATCGGAAGACAATTTCGCGGGCGCAGATGATCTGCATGGCGCAGGCGGCGAATGGCGCGTTGAAAATGCCCGCCTGCACTGGGATATTCTGGATGCTTTTCGTGATGCAGCCGTTGCTGCC
The Ochrobactrum sp. BTU1 DNA segment above includes these coding regions:
- a CDS encoding acetyl-CoA C-acyltransferase, with the protein product MSETKDPIVIASAVRTPIGSFQGALKGESATALGAVTIKEAVHRAKLSPDQIDEVLMGCVLPAGLGQAPGRQAAIHAGLPQTVPCSTINKVCGSGMKTVMLGADLISAGSADIVVAGGMESMTNAPYLLEKARGGYRMGHGKIYDHMFLDGLEDAYDKGRAMGTFAEETADRYQFTRQQQDEFALRSLSRSLKATEAGSFAKELVNVAELDRDEQPTRAKPEKIPNLKPAFREGGTITAANSSSISDGAASLTLMRLSKAEKLGIEPLAIIRGHASQAQQPALFTTAPIFAMRKLFDKTGWNVRDVDLFEINEAFAVVVMAAMQELDLPADKVNIHGGACAMGHPIGCSGARIIVTLLHAMKQNDLKRGMASVCIGGGEATAIALEAL
- a CDS encoding SDR family oxidoreductase, with translation MDIEGKIAIVSGGASGLGTATAQALAAKGAKVAILDFNIDGANTVAAAIGGIAIQCNVSDAASAEAAFKAIGEKLGSPHILVNCAGVAPAKKMLARDGSVMPLDDFRRAVEINLIGSFNLLRLFADVASKSEALPTGERGVVINTASVAAFDGQIGQTAYAASKGGIVGLTLPAARELAPLGIRVCAIAPGIFETPMLKGLPQPAQDALGQMVPFPPRLGRPDEYAALALHIIENSMLNGETIRLDGALRMPPK
- a CDS encoding thiamine pyrophosphate-binding protein, with translation MHKSTTNSNTRNGGQILVDALGIHGVDRVFCVPGESYLAALDAFHDVSEQIDLIVCRQEGGAAYMAEAYGKLTGKPGICFVTRGPGATNASVGVHTAFQDSTPMLLFIGQVASDQVEREAFQEVDYRRMFGQMAKWVVQIDDPARIPELVSQAFHRAVNGRPGPVVIALPEDMLTSHATVSDAPAYKHVEMHPGSDQLQDMKSLIEKAERPLMIVGGGGWNAQAVRDLQTFAENMSLPVAASFRCQDMFDNHHPLYAGEMGTSISPKLAARVKDSDLLLVVGARLGEMTTQGYELINIPVPKQKLIHVHPGAEELGRVYHADIPINASMAAFTKAASKLEPIANPGFKAWAESANADYRYNLKTPTIPGDVQMGEIMECLRAHLTDDAIITNGAGNYSAWPHRFYQYRTYRSQLAPTNGSMGYGVPAAVSAKLTAPERTVVCFAGDGCFLMNGQELATAAQYGANAIFIVVNNGMYGTIRMHQERTYPGRVSGTGLANPDFAALARAYGLHGETVEKTADFAEAFQRCEQSGKPGLIEIRIDPEALSPKMTLSQMREQGLAKQR
- a CDS encoding LysR family transcriptional regulator; translated protein: MRQFTWDDLQYFLAVARTGQLSTAARQLRTSHVTVLRRIDRLEQALATKLFERNPRGYLLTPMGERLVEPAEVMEREALKFQTEATGSFSALSGVVRLSTLEGFGNFFLADRLPVLAQSYPSLSVEVVTIQQIMSLSRREAELSITLHMPRTGPYHSEKLTSYRLFIYGHRDYLNCHPPIRSREDLSRHPFIGYIDDMVFTPGLDYMREILPGQRCNYQSSSIHAQLTATQTGYGLCVLPYYIADMHSELVPVLPKEMHLEREYWMNCHVDVMAAPRIRVISDFMLGAVREASANFLGESLLRS
- a CDS encoding ABC transporter substrate-binding protein, whose translation is MKLFALATAALLAATAISSAAEVSDGKVKIGILNDQSGVYADFGGKWSFEAAKMAAEDFGGKVLDAPIEIITADHQNKPDVAANIARQWYDTEQVDAIMELTSSSVGLAVQALSKDKKKITINTGAATSELTGKQCTPYGFHWAYDTHALAVGTGGSLVEQGGDTWYFLTADYAFGYSLEEQTSKFVESKGGKVLGSVRHPLSTTDYSSFLLQAQSSGAKVVGLANAGLDTSNAIKQAAEFGIVAGGQRLAALLFTLAEVHGLGLEAAQGLTLTEGFYWDRDDESREFSKRFFDRTGRMPNMIQAGTYSAVLQYLKAIKEAGTDETEAVAKKLHEMPVNDVFARNGKVGANGRMIYDMYLMEVKKPDESKAPWDYYKVLATIPGDQAYLKPEESGCPLVTQ
- a CDS encoding ABC transporter ATP-binding protein — encoded protein: MNTATQNTTALREAEPSRIVLSARGLGKSFGGFHAVKNVDLDVEHARVHALIGPNGAGKTTVFNLLTKFLQPTSGEITLLGENITKTNPAKVARMGLVRSFQISATFPHLTVLENVKVALQRPNGLATQFWRSLSALDQLDAKAIDLLERVGLSDARHALAADLSYGRKRALEIATTLALDPKVLLLDEPMAGMGHEDVHIIAALITDVAKDRAVLMVEHNLKVVADIAHHVTVLQRGEILASGNYATVAQDERVRTAYMGTEHE
- a CDS encoding ABC transporter ATP-binding protein, coding for MNRGQPLLSVRGLNAWYGESHALHGVDLDIWPGETITLLGRNGVGKTTTLRAIMGIIRKRTGTITLDGKDILRVPLHRIARTGLGFVPEERGIFATLNVHENLLLPPVVGKGSGAMSLDEIYELFPNLYERRNSPGTKLSGGEQQMLAIARILRTGVKVMLLDEPTEGLAPVIIQRIGDVLVELKKRGMTVLLVEQNFRFAAKVADRFYLMDHGVVTENFPTAELPARMASLTQALGV
- a CDS encoding branched-chain amino acid ABC transporter permease; protein product: MTMIFGIPLQALLGQLLVGLINGSFYAMLSLGLAIIFGLLRIINFAHGAQYMLGAFVGYLLLSGLGIGYWPALILAPLIVGLGGAIIERVALSRLYNLDPLYGLLFTFGLALVIEGTFRYYYGAAGQPYAVPPSLAGGNNLGFMFLPNYRAWVVVASLVICIGTWLLIEKTKLGAYLRAATENPTLVKAFGINVPLLLTFTYALGAALAGFAGILAAPIYQVSPLMGSNIIIVVFAVVVVGGMGSILGAIITGYVLGLAEGLTKVFYPEASSIVIFVIMAIVLLVRPAGLFGKEA
- a CDS encoding branched-chain amino acid ABC transporter permease — translated: MTDTVLKATAANHQAKAPALNSLSAVVLAIAVAGLIVAPFMVYPIFLMKMLCFALFASAFNLLLGYTGILSFGHAAFFGGAAYVTAHAVKEWGVTPEIGILLGMLTAAGLGLIIGYLAIRRQGIYSTMITLALAQMFFFFCLQAAFTHGEDGLQGVPRGYLFGFIDLNQPMNMYYFVLAVFVIGVFAIWRIINSPFGMILKSVRENENRAVSLGYSVNHYKLAAFVMSAALAGLAGGMKALVFQFATLTDVGWQMSGEVILMTLLGGIGTLIGPIVGAAFVVALQNYLATSDFPVTIVTGVIFMACVLLFRRGIVGEFYASRLGKKLFG